From the Vulpes lagopus strain Blue_001 chromosome 22, ASM1834538v1, whole genome shotgun sequence genome, one window contains:
- the SPEG gene encoding striated muscle preferentially expressed protein kinase isoform X9, producing the protein MRKGQGTMQIFYERVGLTPDGEPGSETWLSTSRCVCVCVYMCVCAWPVAAPVRVPRVQNRWGSWNNQPKHVCSPAGHSGSLQAVRMRDALPIPGVSLPLAHPHRAFLGTGYPHGPSVLPSHHALPHKRSDNSLSMSLSCCSYGSEVFRSCRKQSYDSETGEDDISDVQGTQRLELRDDGDFSTPTGGSDTLVGTSLDTPPTSVTGTSEEQVSWWGSGQTVLEQEAGSRGGTRRLPGSPRQAQAAGAGPRHLGVEPLVRASRANLVGASWGSEDSLSVASDLYGSAFSLYRGRALSIHVSVPQSGLHREEPDLQPQPASEAPRRPALPPPSKSALLPPPSPRVGKRPPPGPSAQPPATPTSPHRRPQEPAPPDDAEEKRGKKPKPSGPSPAGTAESRPQTPLSEASGRLSAPGRSPRLVRAGSRILDKLQFFEERRRSLERSDSPPAPLRPWVPLRKARSLEQPKCERGAPWGTPGASQEELRAPGSGSVAERRRRFQQKAASLDERTRQRSPASDLALRFAQELGRIRRSASRDELVRSHESLRATLQRAPSPREPGEPPLFPRPSTPKSPRADSPAAAAAQPPPPSAAGKPGDEPARPRSRGPAGRTEPGDGPQQEVRRRDQFPLTRGRAVQECRSPVPPPAAPEPPEARTRAPPGRKREPPAQAVRFLPWATPGQEGAAGPQALEKNRAGPEAEKRLRRGPEEDGPWGAWDRRGARGQGRGRRARPTSPELESSDDSYVSAGEEPLEAPVFEIPLQNVVAALGADVLLKCIITANPPPQVSWQKDGSALRSDGRLLIRAEGERHTLLLREARAADAGSYTATATNELGQASCAAALAVRPGESTSPFSSPITSDEEYLSPPEEFPEPGETWPRAPTMKLSPTQNRRSSDTGSKAPPTFKVSLMDQSVREGQDVTMSIRVQGEPKPVVSWLRNRQPVRPDQRRFAEEAEGGLCRLRILAAERADAGFYTCKAVNEYGARQCEARLEVRGE; encoded by the exons ATGAGGAAGGGTCAAGGCACAATGCAAATATTTTACGAGAGGGTGGGCCTGACCCCTGATGGGGAGCCTGGGTCTGAGACCTGGCTGAGCACaagcagatgtgtgtgtgtgtgtgtgtatatgtgtgtgtgcgcgtggcCAGTGGCAGCACCAGTGCGAGTGCCAAGGGTACAGAATCGCTGGGGCAGTTGGAATAACCAGCCAAAGCATGTGTGCTCCCCAGCTGGGCACAGTGGGAGCCTGCAGGCTGTCAGGATGAGAGATGCTTTGCCCATTCCAGGTGTCTCCCTTCCCCTGGCCCATCCCCACAGGGCCTTCCTGGGCACTGGGTACCCTCATGGCCCCTCTGTCCTGCCTTCCCACCATGCCCTGCCCCACAAACGCTCTGATAACAGTCTGTCCAtgtctctctcctgctgctcctaTGGAAGCGAAGTTTTCCGCTCCTGCAGAAAGCAAAGTTACG ACTCGGAGACGGGCGAGGATGACATCAGCGATGTGCAGGGGACCCAGCGCCTGGAGCTTCGGGATGACGGGGACTTCAGCACCCCCACGG GGGGCTCCGACACCCTGGTGGGCACCTCCCTGGACACACCCCCGACCTCCGTGACAGGCACCTCCGAGGAGCAAGTGAGCTGGTGGGGCAGCGGGCAGACGGTCTTGGAGCAGGAAGCGGGCAGCAGGGGTGGCACCCGCCGCCTCCCGGGCAGCCCAAGGCAAGCACaggcggccggggccgggccaCGGCACCTGGGGGTGGAGCCGCTGGTACGGGCGTCTCGAGCTAATCTGGTGGGCGCAAGCTGGGGGTCAGAGGATAGCCTTTCGGTGGCCAGTGACCTGTATGGCAGCGCATTCAGTCTGTACAGAGGACGGGCGCTCTCCATTCACGT CAGCGTCCCCCAGAGCGGCTTGCACAGGGAGGAGCCCGACCTCCAGCCTCAGCCGGCCAGCGAAGCCCCGCGgcgccccgccctcccgcccccctccaaGTCCGCGCTGCTGCCCCCGCCGTCCCCCCGGGTGGGTAAGCGGCCTCCGCCGGGACCCAGCGCCCAGCCCCCGGCCACCCCCACGTCGCCCCACCGGCGCCCTCAGGAGCCCGCGCCCCCCGACGACGCCGAGGAGAAGCGAGGGAAGAAGCCCAAGCCGTCGGGGCCGTCGCCGGCGGGCACGGCCGAGTCCCGACCGCAGACGCCCCTGAGCGAGGCGTCGGGCCGCCTGTCCGCGCCGGGCCGCTCGCCCAGGCTGGTGCGCGCCGGCTCCCGCATCCTGGACAAGCTGCAGTTCTTCGAGGAGCGACGGCGCAGCCTGGAGCGCAGCGACTCGCCGCCGGCGCCCCTGCGGCCATGGGTGCCGCTGCGCAAGGCCCGCTCGCTGGAGCAGCCCAAGTGCGAGCGCGGGGCGCCCTGGGGCACGCCCGGGGCCTCGCAGGAGGAGCTGCGGGCCCCGGGCAGCGGCAGCGTGGCCGAGCGGCGCCGCCGGTTCCAGCAGAAGGCAGCCTCGCTGGACGAGCGCACGCGGCAGCGCAGCCCCGCCTCCGACCTGGCGCTGCGCTTCGCCCAGGAGCTGGGCCGCATCCGCCGCTCCGCGTCGCGGGACGAGCTGGTGCGCTCGCACGAGTCCCTGCGCGCCACGCTGCAGCGCGCCCCGTCCCCTCGGGAGCCCGGCGAGCCCCCGCTCTTCCCCCGGCCCTCCACGCCCAAGAGCCCCCGGGCCGacagccccgccgccgccgccgcccagccGCCCCCTCCGAGCGCCGCGGGGAAGCCCGGGGACGAGCCGGCGAGGCCCAGGAGCCGCGGCCCGGCGGGCAGGACGGAGCCCGGGGACGGCCCGCAGCAGGAGGTTAGGCGCCGGGACCAGTTCCCGCTGACCCGCGGCAGAGCCGTCCAGGAGTGCCGGAGCCCCgtgccgccccccgccgcccccgagccccccgaggCCAGGACGAGAGCACCCCCGGGGCGCAAGCGGGAGCCCCCGGCGCAGGCCGTGCGCTTTCTGCCCTGGGCCACGCCCGGCCAGGAGGGCGCTGCCGGGCCTCAGGCCTTGGAGAAGAACAGGGCGGGGCCCGAGGCTGAGAAGAGGCTGCGCAGAGGGCCCGAGGAGGACGGTCCCTGGGGGGCCTGGGACCGCAGAGGTGCCCGCGGCCAGGGCAGAGGTCGTCGGGCCCGGCCCACCTCTCCTGAGCTCG AGTCCTCAGATGACTCGTATGTGTCCGCCGGAGAAGAGCCCCTTGAGGCTCCTGTGTTTGAGATCCCCCTGCAGAATGTGGTGGCGGCCCTGGGGGCAGATGTGCTGCTCAAGTGTATCATCACTGCCAATCCTCCACCCCAAG TGTCCTGGCAGAAGGATGGGTCTGCCCTGCGCAGTGATGGGCGCCTTCTCATCCGGGCTGAAGGCGAGCGGCATACCCTGCTGCTCCGGGAGGCCCGGGCAGCCGATGCCGGGAGCTACACAGCCACCGCCACCAACGAGCTGGGTCAGGCCAGCTGTGCTGCCGCGCTGGCCGTGAGACCTG GCGAGTCCACATCACCTTTCAGCAGCCCCATCACCTCTGACGAGGAATACCTGAGCCCCCCAGAGGAGTTTCCGGAGCCCGGAGAGACCTGGCCCCGAGCCCCCACCATGAAGCTCAGTCCCACCCAGAACCGCCGCTCCTCTGACACCGGCTCTAAGGCACCCCCCACGTTCAAG GTCTCGCTTATGGACCAGTCAGTAAGAGAAGGCCAGGACGTCACCATGAGCATCCGTGTGCAAGGGGAGCCCAAACCAGTGGTTTCCTG GCTGAGAAACCGGCAGCCCGTGCGCCCCGACCAGCGGCGCTTCGCGGAGGAGGCAGAGGGCGGGCTGTGCCGCCTGCGGATCCTGGCTGCCGAGCGGGCCGACGCCGGCTTCTACACGTGCAAGGCGGTCAATGAGTATGGCGCCCGGCAGTGTGAGGCCCGCCTAGAGGTCAGAG GCGAGTGA